The following are from one region of the Halorussus rarus genome:
- a CDS encoding Gfo/Idh/MocA family protein, which translates to MSQIATAIIGCGNAGPNQHVPAIEINPRTTLAAVCDLDEDRVRSVARETGATAYTDLEQMLAEEDLDSVHICTPPQTHVAIAEVVLEAGIPALIEKPAAMNSKEVQKLIDIVDETDTLVSVVHNKLFLPFVQEALNRVKNDEIGDVVSATMLFSKDEYLLETPRGDWVYELPGGELGEGSPHQAYVPLEFVGRLDEIVCVSKQNFADYGEPIEFDGVSIEAQDTEGRLITIKIITNSVSQDQLHVHGTDGELRVDFMKKGTFDYTTKSGFSAGSLVIDSLDAAGQHVFNVGKNAFSYLEREWYRKQGDERGEHSNGHYVVIDQFVDAIQGQGEPPVPLEDAYDTMRILEALDE; encoded by the coding sequence ATGAGCCAGATTGCGACAGCTATTATTGGTTGTGGGAACGCAGGACCGAACCAACACGTCCCAGCTATCGAAATAAACCCTCGTACGACACTAGCTGCAGTCTGTGACTTAGACGAAGACCGAGTTCGTTCGGTAGCACGCGAAACCGGGGCAACTGCGTACACCGACCTCGAGCAGATGTTGGCTGAGGAGGATCTCGATTCCGTCCACATCTGTACACCTCCACAGACTCACGTGGCAATCGCGGAAGTGGTTCTCGAAGCAGGAATCCCAGCTCTTATCGAGAAACCGGCGGCAATGAATAGCAAGGAGGTCCAGAAACTAATTGACATCGTCGACGAAACTGACACTCTCGTTTCGGTCGTCCACAATAAACTATTCCTTCCGTTTGTTCAGGAAGCACTCAATCGCGTGAAAAACGATGAAATCGGAGACGTTGTGTCGGCGACAATGTTGTTCTCAAAGGACGAGTACCTCCTGGAAACACCCCGCGGTGACTGGGTATATGAGCTTCCGGGTGGAGAACTCGGCGAGGGGAGTCCCCATCAAGCGTACGTCCCCCTCGAATTCGTAGGGCGATTGGACGAGATTGTCTGCGTCTCGAAACAAAATTTTGCAGACTATGGCGAACCGATAGAATTCGACGGGGTCTCCATCGAGGCACAAGATACTGAAGGCCGTTTAATAACTATAAAAATAATCACTAATTCAGTCTCGCAGGATCAGCTACACGTTCACGGAACAGATGGTGAGCTTCGCGTCGATTTCATGAAAAAAGGGACGTTCGATTACACGACTAAGTCGGGATTCTCGGCCGGTTCACTCGTTATCGACAGTCTTGATGCTGCGGGGCAACACGTATTTAATGTTGGTAAGAACGCGTTTAGCTATCTTGAACGCGAGTGGTATCGGAAACAGGGCGACGAACGCGGTGAGCACAGTAATGGCCACTACGTGGTGATTGATCAGTTCGTAGACGCAATTCAAGGTCAAGGGGAACCACCAGTCCCTCTAGA
- a CDS encoding glycosyltransferase family 2 protein, whose translation MVVPTARANIVTPETIPSDAEVVVRRDDGLNAARNAGVEEASNDWIVIADDDIEFPTETVAGTIERMNDRTLAGLADFPPLRWIIGRLMIFHRDLWRTVGGFDESRHHGGDTDFAIRVEKVGGQVLQLDRESVPHYDEDTGKGMDEFEHLEWMVYLVRRHPTTFGPVAARILGRKVLKILKS comes from the coding sequence GTGGTCGTTCCTACCGCTCGAGCGAACATCGTCACCCCCGAAACCATCCCATCAGACGCGGAGGTCGTCGTTCGCCGGGACGACGGACTCAACGCCGCTAGAAACGCCGGCGTCGAAGAGGCGAGTAATGATTGGATAGTTATCGCCGACGACGACATCGAATTTCCGACTGAGACGGTCGCAGGGACGATTGAGCGAATGAACGACCGGACGCTCGCAGGTCTCGCCGATTTTCCACCGTTACGGTGGATTATCGGACGGTTGATGATATTCCATCGGGACCTCTGGCGAACCGTAGGTGGATTCGACGAGAGCAGACATCATGGTGGAGACACGGATTTCGCCATCCGTGTCGAGAAGGTTGGCGGGCAGGTACTCCAACTCGACCGGGAGTCGGTCCCTCACTACGACGAGGACACGGGCAAGGGGATGGACGAGTTCGAGCATTTAGAGTGGATGGTGTATCTTGTCCGGCGGCATCCAACGACGTTCGGACCGGTAGCGGCCCGTATCCTTGGCAGGAAAGTCCTGAAGATACTTAAGAGTTAG
- a CDS encoding sulfatase, with translation MNPNVLLIVLDSVRASNTSLYGHEHETTPFLETFAEEATVYEQARSPGTWSLPSHTSMFTGLHVEEHGVTRAKHSLRKGHTIFEELRDDHGYETGVFSENTWITDMDVGLKDAFDTVEGARNLPYPDAVDPSNFVLTEGQGQYLAYLRHCLASDAPLQSLVNGVVTKLAWDYPRYLPDTLTASTPSEVYADLFLDWEAERDGPWAACINFMDGHLPYEPDTGHDGWGGEKLRDLQEEMKDQVWEFNGGRRPWWQRKALEGLYDGTIHQMDNQIGHVMKVLDERGVLEDTLVVITADHGEGFGEPSRIRPGARVAAHGAGIHETLLHVPLVVRAPGQRDSECVSEPASLTQFPEAVHSLLDDDWDEAAFVPDGPVVASSHGLEEPMEERASKYCDDLWRFNGDARAVYRDEGSFVRKDMTWRDETVSVLVCDSKAATRIDDADASDWVESTFESIEDRGVRDESDGMGDVDEMTQKRLEDLGYA, from the coding sequence ACACGAACACGAAACTACACCATTTCTTGAAACGTTCGCAGAGGAAGCGACGGTCTACGAGCAGGCTCGATCACCCGGGACGTGGAGTCTTCCGAGTCATACTAGCATGTTTACCGGGCTTCACGTCGAGGAACACGGCGTCACGCGCGCGAAACACTCGCTTCGTAAAGGGCACACGATCTTCGAGGAGTTGCGGGACGACCACGGCTACGAGACGGGCGTCTTCTCCGAGAACACCTGGATCACGGATATGGACGTCGGGCTGAAGGACGCCTTCGACACCGTGGAGGGCGCCCGGAATCTACCGTATCCCGACGCGGTGGATCCGAGCAACTTCGTGCTGACCGAGGGACAGGGGCAGTATCTCGCGTATCTCCGGCACTGTCTCGCAAGCGACGCGCCGTTGCAGTCGCTGGTCAACGGCGTCGTCACGAAACTCGCGTGGGACTACCCGCGGTACCTCCCAGACACGCTGACCGCGAGCACGCCCTCGGAGGTGTATGCCGATCTCTTCCTGGACTGGGAAGCCGAGCGCGACGGTCCGTGGGCGGCCTGCATCAACTTCATGGACGGCCACCTCCCCTACGAACCTGACACCGGCCACGATGGCTGGGGCGGCGAGAAGTTACGCGACCTGCAAGAGGAGATGAAAGACCAAGTCTGGGAATTCAATGGCGGTCGGCGACCGTGGTGGCAACGCAAGGCCCTCGAAGGTCTCTACGACGGAACAATTCACCAAATGGATAATCAGATCGGTCATGTGATGAAAGTCCTAGACGAGCGCGGCGTCCTCGAAGATACGCTGGTTGTCATCACCGCTGATCACGGTGAGGGATTCGGTGAACCAAGTCGAATCAGGCCCGGAGCGCGGGTCGCCGCTCACGGTGCGGGCATCCACGAGACTCTCCTTCACGTACCACTGGTGGTCCGTGCCCCCGGCCAGCGAGACAGCGAATGCGTCTCTGAGCCGGCGTCACTTACGCAGTTCCCCGAGGCGGTCCACTCGCTATTGGACGACGATTGGGACGAGGCGGCCTTCGTTCCGGACGGGCCAGTCGTCGCTTCCTCGCATGGTCTCGAAGAACCGATGGAGGAGCGTGCGAGCAAGTACTGCGACGATCTCTGGCGGTTCAACGGTGACGCCAGAGCAGTTTACCGCGATGAGGGTAGCTTCGTCCGCAAAGATATGACCTGGCGAGATGAGACCGTGTCAGTTCTCGTCTGCGACTCGAAAGCGGCGACGAGGATCGACGACGCCGACGCCAGTGACTGGGTCGAATCGACCTTCGAGTCCATTGAGGACCGGGGCGTGCGCGACGAAAGTGATGGGATGGGCGACGTGGACGAGATGACTCAGAAGCGACTCGAAGATCTTGGATACGCCTGA